From Methylobacterium radiodurans, a single genomic window includes:
- a CDS encoding MFS transporter — MNAEILSRRTLRFVNVAHALDHFVLLIYPTAVIAIAAQTGLGYGELIGLATGAFVAFGLCSLPMGWLADRFGRRTMLAIFFFGYGLSCLGVASAGSPTAFAFWLCVLGLASAIYHPVGSAMLVTHATRLGRDLGMNGVWGNAGAATASGVTALLASGLGWQAAFIVPGLLCLGCGAAFLALVPGDGEGSRGKGEGAPVIAVARPIPLLIVFAFAIIAGGMTFNITTIALPKVVDERVGAALPLALIGSVATLVFAFGALTQLAMGRLIDRYSLPTLFLGLSILQPVGLGIAAVSTGLPMLAGLVLTMAALYGQVVINDAMVARYVPAAYRTRAYSVRYFLGFTVSGFVVPMIAVLHDRGGFGLVLGIAASFGAVIFASAFGFFALTRVAAKRPLVPAA, encoded by the coding sequence ATGAACGCCGAGATCCTCTCCCGCCGGACCCTGCGCTTCGTCAACGTTGCGCACGCCCTCGACCATTTCGTGCTCCTCATCTACCCGACCGCCGTCATCGCCATCGCGGCCCAGACGGGCCTCGGCTACGGTGAACTGATTGGGCTCGCGACCGGCGCTTTCGTCGCCTTCGGGCTCTGCTCGCTGCCGATGGGCTGGCTCGCCGACCGGTTCGGCCGCCGCACCATGCTGGCGATCTTCTTCTTCGGCTACGGCCTGTCCTGCCTAGGGGTGGCGAGCGCGGGCAGCCCGACCGCCTTTGCGTTCTGGCTCTGCGTGCTGGGGCTCGCCTCGGCGATCTACCATCCGGTCGGCTCGGCGATGCTTGTCACCCATGCGACCCGCCTCGGCCGCGATCTCGGCATGAACGGGGTCTGGGGCAATGCCGGGGCCGCCACCGCTTCCGGGGTGACGGCGTTGCTCGCCTCCGGCCTCGGCTGGCAGGCGGCCTTCATCGTGCCCGGCCTGCTCTGTCTCGGCTGCGGCGCGGCCTTCCTCGCCCTGGTGCCCGGGGACGGGGAGGGCAGCCGTGGTAAGGGAGAGGGCGCTCCGGTCATCGCCGTGGCGCGTCCGATCCCCCTCCTCATCGTCTTCGCCTTTGCTATCATCGCGGGCGGGATGACATTCAACATCACCACCATCGCTCTGCCGAAGGTCGTGGACGAGCGGGTCGGTGCGGCGCTTCCCCTTGCCCTGATCGGCTCGGTCGCGACCCTCGTCTTCGCCTTCGGCGCTCTAACCCAGCTGGCGATGGGTCGGCTGATCGATCGCTACAGCCTGCCGACACTCTTCCTCGGTCTGTCGATCCTGCAGCCGGTCGGGCTCGGCATCGCCGCTGTGAGCACGGGCCTGCCGATGCTGGCCGGCCTAGTGCTGACGATGGCGGCGCTCTACGGGCAGGTGGTAATCAACGACGCGATGGTGGCGCGCTACGTGCCAGCGGCCTACCGGACGAGGGCCTACAGCGTGCGCTACTTCCTGGGATTTACCGTGAGTGGCTTCGTCGTACCGATGATCGCAGTCCTGCACGATCGCGGCGGTTTCGGACTTGTGCTTGGCATTGCGGCGAGCTTTGGCGCGGTCATCTTCGCCTCGGCTTTTGGCTTCTTCGCGCTGACGCGAGTGGCGGCAAAGCGTCCCCTCGTCCCAGCCGCGTAG
- a CDS encoding HlyD family efflux transporter periplasmic adaptor subunit yields MHAQGLLTPDIGLITLTSPAAGRIGSAAVREGDRVERGRLLYTIDLDAVSASGPTQTRVLDELANQRDAVQRQRELRATTAEAEKRALAEQIENFEAQGQQLAEQIALQEKLVPPLRERVEVLAKAVSSGFARSADLQSQNYLYMQATSQLASFKQSGLQIAGKVGDLKSQLATFDDRLARDLADLDRTAAQLAQQRAESEARRAIEVRAPEAGILTSIRAQGGQSVQAGATLLTLLPSDGRLQASLFVDSASIGFIEAGAGVMLRYAAFPFQRFGLYRGIVTEVTRAPLKGEDVPEAGGARTDPAGGLYRVVVRPDEDGVMAYGERRRLEAGMRVEADIALERRPLYRWLLDPLFRVRRSVDLVTKGG; encoded by the coding sequence GTGCACGCTCAGGGTCTGCTGACGCCCGATATCGGCCTGATCACTCTGACGAGCCCGGCGGCGGGCCGCATCGGCAGCGCGGCCGTGCGCGAGGGCGACCGGGTCGAGCGCGGCCGGCTGCTCTACACGATCGACCTCGACGCGGTCTCGGCGAGCGGGCCGACCCAGACCCGCGTCCTCGACGAGCTGGCCAACCAGCGCGACGCCGTGCAGCGCCAACGGGAGCTGCGCGCCACCACCGCCGAGGCCGAGAAGCGCGCGCTCGCCGAGCAGATCGAGAACTTCGAGGCACAAGGCCAGCAGCTCGCCGAGCAGATCGCCCTGCAGGAGAAGCTGGTGCCCCCCTTGCGCGAGCGGGTCGAGGTCCTGGCCAAGGCCGTGTCGAGCGGCTTTGCCCGCTCCGCCGACCTCCAGAGCCAGAACTACCTCTACATGCAAGCGACCTCGCAGCTCGCCTCGTTCAAGCAGTCGGGCCTGCAGATCGCCGGCAAGGTCGGCGATCTGAAATCTCAGCTCGCCACCTTCGACGACCGGCTGGCGCGCGACCTCGCCGATCTCGACCGCACCGCGGCCCAGCTCGCGCAGCAGCGGGCCGAGAGCGAGGCGCGCCGCGCCATCGAGGTGCGGGCGCCGGAGGCCGGCATCCTCACCTCGATCCGCGCGCAGGGCGGCCAGAGCGTCCAGGCGGGCGCGACCCTGCTGACCCTGCTGCCGAGCGACGGCCGGCTCCAGGCCAGCCTCTTCGTCGATTCCGCCTCGATCGGCTTCATCGAGGCGGGCGCGGGCGTGATGCTGCGCTACGCCGCCTTCCCGTTCCAGCGCTTCGGCCTCTACCGCGGCATCGTCACGGAGGTGACGCGCGCGCCGCTCAAGGGCGAGGACGTGCCGGAGGCCGGTGGAGCCCGGACGGACCCCGCCGGCGGCCTCTACCGCGTGGTGGTGCGGCCGGACGAGGACGGCGTGATGGCCTACGGCGAGCGGCGGCGGCTGGAGGCCGGCATGCGCGTCGAGGCCGACATCGCGCTGGAGCGGCGCCCCCTCTACCGCTGGCTGCTCGACCCGCTGTTCCGGGTCCGGCGCAGCGTCGATCTCGTGACGAAGGGCGGCTGA
- a CDS encoding peptidase domain-containing ABC transporter, which yields MALGSLQFGFRRRLPVVLQAEAAECGMACLAMLLGHHGRHVDLGALRRRHPLSLKGMTLRNLVDLAGTMGLTTRALRIELTDLARLKTPCILHWGLNHFVVLAEVRARGIVVHDPARGRRTVGLAEVSRSFTGVALEALPNQSFVREARPPGFRLRDLFRNIGGVRATLAQVLALSLGIELVAILMPIASQIVIDEVIVNADLDLLLVVALGVVLMLLVQLALAVARTWAIMVAGSTLNVQWSGGLFDHLSRLPLDWYEKRHVGDVISRFGSLSTIQKGLTTDLVQAILDGIMAVGMLVMLAVYGGWLVLVVLAATLVTVALRILAFRAYREGSEEALVAEARQQTHFIETVRGMASVKLLDLRERRRAAWMNQFVTALNARLRLQRLDLVFGRANELMFGADRLILLVLGARAVIDGAMTLGMLVAFLAYRDQFAARIGNLVEAGFKLRLLDVQTDRLADIVLTEPEADAAALPEPFRPEPVRPAAPALAGRAAGALEARGLALRYGADEPWIFRDLSFEVPAGTSFAVTGPSGCGKTTMLKILMGLLPASEGTLLVDGQEVRAQGAAAYRRRIAGVLQNDGLFAGSIAENIAAFDERPDPGWIEECAARAAILDDVRRMPMGFETLVGDMGSTLSGGQKQRVILARALYRRPQILFLDEATSHLDEPTEAVIAEALRDLDMTRIIVAHRPATIAHADQVLGLGTPAREPAREPVA from the coding sequence GTGGCTCTCGGTTCCCTCCAGTTCGGCTTCCGGCGCCGCCTGCCGGTGGTGCTCCAGGCGGAGGCCGCCGAGTGCGGCATGGCCTGCCTCGCCATGCTGCTCGGCCATCATGGCCGCCACGTCGATCTCGGGGCCTTGCGCCGCCGCCACCCGCTCTCGCTCAAGGGCATGACCCTGCGCAACCTCGTCGACCTCGCCGGGACGATGGGGCTCACCACGCGCGCGCTCCGGATCGAGCTGACGGATCTCGCCCGGCTCAAGACGCCCTGCATCCTGCACTGGGGCCTGAACCACTTCGTGGTCCTGGCCGAGGTGCGGGCTCGGGGTATCGTGGTGCACGATCCGGCCCGCGGCCGGCGCACGGTGGGCCTCGCGGAGGTCTCGCGCTCCTTCACGGGCGTGGCGCTCGAGGCGCTGCCGAACCAGAGCTTCGTGCGCGAGGCCAGGCCGCCCGGCTTTCGCCTGCGCGACCTCTTCCGCAACATCGGCGGCGTGCGCGCGACGCTGGCGCAGGTCCTCGCCCTCTCGCTCGGGATCGAGCTCGTCGCGATCCTCATGCCGATCGCCTCGCAGATCGTGATCGACGAGGTCATCGTGAACGCCGACCTCGACCTGCTGCTCGTGGTGGCGCTCGGCGTCGTGCTGATGCTGCTGGTCCAGCTCGCGCTGGCGGTGGCGCGCACCTGGGCCATCATGGTGGCGGGCTCGACGCTCAACGTGCAATGGTCGGGCGGCCTGTTCGACCATCTCTCGCGCCTGCCGCTCGACTGGTACGAGAAGCGCCATGTCGGCGACGTGATCTCGCGCTTCGGCTCGCTCTCGACCATCCAGAAGGGGCTGACCACGGACCTCGTCCAGGCAATCCTCGACGGGATCATGGCGGTCGGCATGCTGGTCATGCTGGCGGTCTACGGCGGCTGGCTGGTTCTGGTGGTGCTGGCCGCGACCCTGGTCACCGTCGCCCTGCGGATCCTCGCCTTCCGGGCCTACCGGGAGGGCAGCGAGGAGGCGCTGGTGGCCGAGGCCCGCCAGCAGACGCACTTCATCGAGACCGTGCGCGGCATGGCGAGCGTGAAGCTCCTCGACCTGCGCGAGCGCCGCCGGGCCGCCTGGATGAACCAGTTCGTCACGGCGCTCAACGCCCGCCTGCGCCTCCAGCGGCTCGACCTCGTCTTCGGGCGGGCGAACGAGCTGATGTTCGGCGCCGACCGGCTGATCCTGCTGGTGCTCGGCGCCCGCGCGGTGATCGACGGTGCGATGACGCTCGGCATGCTGGTGGCCTTCCTGGCCTATCGCGACCAGTTCGCGGCCCGCATCGGCAACCTCGTGGAGGCGGGCTTCAAGCTGCGCCTCCTCGACGTGCAGACCGACCGCCTCGCCGACATCGTGCTGACCGAGCCGGAGGCGGACGCCGCCGCATTGCCGGAGCCCTTCCGGCCGGAGCCCGTCCGGCCAGCCGCCCCCGCGCTCGCGGGCCGGGCCGCCGGCGCCCTGGAGGCCAGGGGTCTCGCGCTCCGCTACGGGGCCGACGAGCCCTGGATCTTCCGCGACCTCTCGTTCGAAGTCCCGGCCGGCACGAGCTTCGCCGTCACGGGACCGTCCGGCTGCGGCAAGACCACGATGCTGAAGATCCTGATGGGCCTCCTGCCGGCGAGCGAGGGCACGCTGCTGGTCGACGGGCAGGAGGTGCGGGCGCAGGGCGCGGCCGCCTACCGGCGCCGGATCGCGGGCGTGCTGCAGAACGACGGTCTCTTCGCCGGCTCGATCGCCGAGAACATCGCGGCCTTCGACGAGCGGCCGGACCCGGGCTGGATCGAGGAATGCGCCGCCCGCGCGGCGATCCTCGACGACGTCCGCCGCATGCCGATGGGCTTCGAGACGCTGGTCGGCGACATGGGCTCGACGCTCTCAGGGGGACAGAAGCAGCGGGTGATCCTGGCCCGCGCCCTCTACCGGCGCCCGCAGATCCTGTTCCTCGACGAGGCCACGAGCCATCTCGACGAGCCGACCGAGGCAGTCATCGCGGAGGCTTTGCGCGACCTCGACATGACCCGGATCATCGTGGCCCACCGCCCGGCGACCATCGCGCATGCGGATCAGGTGCTGGGCCTCGGCACGCCGGCGCGGGAGCCGGCGCGGGAGCCGGTGGCGTGA
- a CDS encoding GNAT family N-acetyltransferase: MLAFRNAAGVARELWSERRFAEMARRGAGLLYATRVTIGLRRDLDAPSPAPAAKIPIEVRPLHDADLPHLFPEDRGGLNRKERLELGTRRFHLRSGIPTCWVALDRRTGIPCYMQWLMGASHNRLIQQTFPPRWFPELAPDEALLENAYTPAAYRGQGIMSCAMALIAERAAGIGARSVITFVENANVASLRGCAKAGFAPYLARVERRALLDTVRLRRFEPFEAARHAHA; the protein is encoded by the coding sequence GTGCTTGCCTTTCGGAACGCCGCGGGCGTAGCCCGGGAGCTGTGGAGCGAGCGCAGGTTCGCCGAGATGGCGCGGCGTGGGGCGGGGCTGCTCTACGCGACGCGTGTCACGATCGGGCTGCGACGCGACCTCGACGCGCCCTCTCCGGCCCCGGCCGCCAAGATCCCGATCGAGGTCCGCCCGCTCCACGACGCGGACCTGCCCCATCTCTTTCCCGAGGACCGGGGCGGCCTGAACCGGAAGGAGCGGCTGGAGCTTGGCACCCGCCGGTTCCACCTGAGGTCCGGCATCCCGACCTGCTGGGTCGCCCTCGACCGTCGCACAGGCATTCCCTGCTACATGCAGTGGCTGATGGGCGCGAGCCACAACCGGCTGATCCAGCAGACCTTTCCGCCGCGCTGGTTCCCCGAGCTGGCGCCCGACGAGGCTCTCTTGGAAAACGCCTATACGCCCGCCGCCTATCGCGGCCAGGGCATCATGTCCTGCGCCATGGCACTCATCGCCGAGCGGGCCGCCGGGATCGGGGCACGCAGCGTGATCACTTTCGTGGAGAACGCCAACGTGGCGTCCCTGCGCGGCTGCGCCAAGGCCGGATTCGCGCCCTATCTCGCCCGCGTCGAGCGCCGGGCCCTGCTCGATACGGTGCGCCTGCGCCGCTTCGAGCCCTTCGAGGCCGCGCGGCACGCGCACGCGTGA